Sequence from the Gossypium hirsutum isolate 1008001.06 unplaced genomic scaffold, Gossypium_hirsutum_v2.1 scaffold_774, whole genome shotgun sequence genome:
cacactatcaaagcccccccccttttggtacaattttggttgaacttcgaaatggcatgtataggactacccgtttgttgtgggtcatggaccctttggattgtataattttggatagccatgcgaaaatggcttatataggtttgagtataatgttataatcatttggtatggatatggttattgagaggtgtggatatgcttgacaaggattggccatgggaatggttaatcacatcatatattgtgctatttatgcaaaaagggctagttgaatcatggaaactatgaaataggtaaagtctaccttaaaggcagatgctgacagcagcagtgatgtagatttggaaaatcactaaaaatagtaggaatggaattaaatagtgaataaattatgtaaacgaaccttgatgaatctattttcataggaaagtaacgaaacaatcatacggacagtatgttaagagatattcaggttcttgtgagacagggccagaacggtttctggatttcctgttccggctttggaaattcattaaattaaccagagacaattaggagtcaatccatatatgtatagattcctctctgagtctagtttctatagaaacagacggcatcagtattgaagccctgtacagggagatatccaagtcgtaatgcacaaaggtcagtgtagtcgatccctgtaacatgggagactttgactaataaactgtactaattggcccaaccaaaattctagaaacaaatatgtagatggtcatatgagtctagtttcagggaaaatttacggaactggattccgagtttctgaactcaagatatgatttttaaagcgactagtacacagattggcagtgtctgggaaatttttttaaagtctgttaacacctcgtgttcgactccggtgacggtctcgggtttggggtgttacacccataCGAAAACAATTAGATGATGACAAAATTATCAAGATTGGGATTCCTTATTTCTGTTCAAGAGCATATGAATAGTTCCGTGATTTTGGCTAAACAATTGTTGAATCATTGCGTTGGAATAAATGGAATAAAATGGATTTTTATTGGTACGATCTGACCGATTATCAGAAATCAATTCTGAACTTGAAGATCATTTCTTTTTCtgatataaaaaatatgataGTTCACTAAGCCGATTTTTAGGAAATCTCAAATCAGACTATTTGTCCTTACTTCAACAAAGGAAGCACAAACCTCTTCGGCGGAAGAACTTTTGTTGTCTTGGTCCCAACTCAACACTATACATGTCTGAACTAGTTAAATACTTGTGTCAGAAATTCTCCGAGTCGGTTTGCCATTTCCATAAAGGATATAATTGATAGCTCAAAATTGCATATTATCTTTTTCCCGAAATAGATCTTGGGGGAAGAGTGTTGCTAAATTTAGACCATCCaatatttcatataataatttataaaaaaaattatttgaacagtggaataaaataatttatacaaaacaaattattgaaaaaacaaattattttttgaaaataataaaatttattttcagttggaatcaaattttttaaaaaatacttttggtAGAAAATTCTTTTTGAGGTAATTGGTAATATGCCTCTCTATTTTTTGTGTTGatagagaataaaagaaaatagtaaaTAAGAAGGGTTTATAAAGCAATTTAACCTTTTTGAAGTTTGGGATGGCACCCTAAAAGTTTTTTTAGCAGTcaattaaaatgacaaatttacATATTAGGCCCCTGAATATTTTAGGTTATCACATTTCAGTCTGATGCCGCATCTCTCTCATCCTCCACCAGTGAAACCGTATTTTTGCACTAGACTGGTGCCGCCCATCTCTCCCCCTCCacccttaaaaaatattttttttgaacacACATTATTTTGTAATGATGATTCAATGAGTATGTCAGAAAAATTACAGGTGCCGCCCATCTCTCTCTCTCCACCCCTTGTTATTCGTttcaaacataccattttaataaataatattatttacatactatttcaatatttaattttttatattttcattatacaGGTAAAACAGCCACCTACTACCACTACCGTCGACTCAAATGAATAGTGGTATAATTTCTATTTTAGGCCTTAGTCAATTACTATTTATTATAAATTCCTAGAAATTAAACTTTCATCGTCTTTACAATCTAATCCCTACACTTTAATTAATCACACTTTTGATAAAATTATCTATCCAAATTTTAATTCACCTATTatataactccgtaaatattaataaaatatttatggaccTAGTTTAcggaaacgaggtctcgataccttattttctaacaCTGCTAACTTTAGGGTCAAACACTTACACCTTAACTAACTACTCAATTAATAAATTCgtcaaaccaaaatttaatatgatacTATAATTAACTCGTaagtattaattaataatatttatagacttaATCATTAGAAAATGAGATTACGAAATCATTATTTTCAACATCATTGACTTTCGAGTCGTTACAAAATGACagattttgcaaaaattaaaacccactaatttttattttcataactttCCAGTGAATGTAAACTGAAAAGtcatactttaaaaataatttagaaaagcctaattaaataattaatttaaaaattataatattcaaattaaaaaaacccTCACGTTACACCCATGTCATCGAGCAGAACCAGAGAAACCAAAGTGGCCTCTGTTATCTTGTCTTCTATTAAATGTCTAGTTCCTTCCGTTATTGCTCGTCAGTTGGTTTAATCATGTCAGATGCGTCCCTAGCTAGCCTACCTCAACCTTTGCAGTGAAACAAAAAAGACACCAACAATGATTGAGTACATGGTATGACCCTTTAGCTTAATTGATCCTTCTGTGTTGGATCATCATTGGTCTCTGATCACATTATGAAGGAGACTAGTATAAAGGTCATCAAGGTCATGTCACTCAAACAACAAACAATATAATATGAGAGTAGATTTTGCTAAAAAGTTCGACATAAGTCAAATTACTTTCCATTTTTCttacaaaaaaaatggtttcaaagaTGTAATTttctaagattttaaaatttaaaattatgatatATTTTCATGTGAAATAGATCTATTAATTTGTATttgaattggaatttaaaatttgtatttgattaatcaaaatttatatataatttatttttatttgaacttAAAATTGATGAGAATAAATAACTtgaaatgattaaaatttattataatactataaaaaaattctaataaaatcatctacccaaatttgaaacatttaaatttaagttaatttgaTCCACTCGCTTAATTGATTGATGAGATTTTATACTATCAATCTCCAAAAGGAAGATTTTGAAGAATGATATTGATAAAAATGGTTGGTTCATACCATATAAAATAACACGTTGATAAGCATTTTTGTACTTACAATTTAACAAGAGAATCAGTTTTTCAGTAAAAGATAAGGTTTTTAAGCTTCATACATTGATGTCAATGGCagtaatttacaaaaaaaatgaaatgaaatgaagaaCAAGAAGGGAATTCCTCCATTGAAGGAAATTTCAAGTCTTTGTTTTCCAAGAGCCTTCTATATTGCATATATACCTTCTCCTTAATGCACCTCCAAGCACTACTTGATAAATCATATGTTTAGAGTAGCCAAATTGCTCCATCTCCCAACTCAAATTTGAAGCAACACTTTCATGGCAAGGGACATATTCCTGCAATATTAAGCATACATGAAAAAACAAGCCATTAATTGTAAAAACACTTCCATCATCAAATAATACACCAAATATACAATTTTTCACATGATACAATCAACTATGGCTCCTTATGAAGTTTCTTTAATTTATACCTCCAATTTCTTTACCAACTTTTTAGCTGTGGGTGCAGATACAATGATTTCGCGTGCACTGGGACTAATAAATCCCTCTTCCACAGCTTTATCAATGAAAGAAAGTAACGAGTTATAGTATCCATCAACATTCAGCAACCCAACCTTAAAAGATAGTGgaaaatttgaattattgaatttcaAGTTCATGGATGATTATCAGTTTATGAGGGATCATCAGCATatacaaggaaaagaaaaaaaaagggacatACTGGTTTATCATGTATTCCAAGCTGAGCCCAAGCAATCACTTCAAGCAGTTCTTCAAGAGTTCCATAACCACCTGCATGTATTTCAAATGAGTTTTATGCATCGTTTATACTTTTGCAACCAAATCATGTGACTCTGCCAAAAGGGGAGAACCTATATGGTGTTTATGTTAGTTAGGTTTGTGCGTAAGTGTTGAATATGGGTATATGTTTGAGCGACTAAGTTCACTATTTTCCAAGATTTCCATGTATTTAGATGGTACTTCAGGAAAAATAAAGAATCAGTTGAATATAAGACCTAACCACTGATGCCTTTGATAGTAGAAAACGATCATGTGCCGAAAATCATATTCAGGaccaggtacagacattatgaatttcttgtgatacCGTTtagtttgactaatgcacctgcaatgtttatggatttgatgaacggaatcttcagaccgtatttggatagatttgttgtggtatttatcgatgatattttgatttattcacgggatgagacagagcatgccgaacatttgagaattgttttgcaaactttacGCAAAAATCAATTAttcgctaagtttagcaaatgtgaatgtTGGCTTCAGGAAGTCagatttctgggacatgttgtatcggTCGAAGGCATTAGAGTTGACTTGAGAAATATTTTAGCTGTTGTTGATTGGAAGCATCTGAGAAATGTAttagaggttagaagttttctgggtttagccggTCAAGTGATTTATTGGACATGTTGTATCAGTTGAaggcattagagttgatccaagaaaaatttcagctattgttgattagaagcctccgagaaatgtatttgaggttagaagtttttaGGTTTAGCCGGTCAAgtgattctcgatgattgctacactatTGACGAGATTATTGCagaaatatgttaaatttgagtggtctgagaaatgtcaacaaaACTTTAATCAATTAAAAGCATTTTTAACCAATacaccagtgttagttcagcctgagttgggtaaagaattagttatttatagtgatgcctcgtTGAACGAgttgggttgtgttttaatgcaagagggcaaagttatagtgtatgcttctagacagttaaagccgcacgaaagAATTATCCGACTAATGATTTAGAGCTTAcatcaattgtttttatttaaagattTGGTGGCACCATTTATATAgcgaaaaatgtcatatctttacagatcataaaatcttgaagtatttaatgtcacagaaagatttgaatttaagacagcaCAGATGGCTTGACTTAAAGACTATCaattgatcattgattatcatccaggaaaggaaaatgtagttgctgatgtgttgagtagaaaatctttattttcctTGAGAATGTTAAACACACGATTAACGTTATCTGATGACGATTTgatcttagctgagttgaaagctagatcGATATTTTTGCAACAGATTTACGAAGCTAAAAAATGCGATGATGTGTGATAGCTAAATAGAAACGGATTGAGTCAACTACTAATTCAGATTTTTAGCTTGGATCCGGTGATAGTTTATACTTCAAAGGCAGAATTTTCATCCCGAGAAATTTAGATCTCGttcagaagattttacaagaagctcataatagtaacttgtctattcatcttggtagcaataaaatgtacgtgatttgaaacaaatgtactggtagtcaggtatgaaacgagagatttctgaatcgtatcgagatgtttagtatgtcaacaagttaaagccaaacattaggtaccttctagtttgttacaactagtgatgattccagaatggaaatgggagc
This genomic interval carries:
- the LOC121227135 gene encoding cytokinin riboside 5'-monophosphate phosphoribohydrolase LOG3-like, with product MSVPGPEYDFRHMIVFYYQRHQWLGGYGTLEELLEVIAWAQLGIHDKPVGLLNVDGYYNSLLSFIDKAVEEGFISPSAREIIVSAPTAKKLVKKLEEYVPCHESVASNLSWEMEQFGYSKHMIYQVVLGGALRR